From Erinaceus europaeus unplaced genomic scaffold, mEriEur2.1 scaffold_359, whole genome shotgun sequence, a single genomic window includes:
- the PRLH gene encoding prolactin-releasing peptide isoform X2, whose amino-acid sequence MGGREPSTTASGHTQPRGAPGGCPRWPPSAPAAGMEPPKAWLLLLLLLHPGTTLWGAANRAPPHSMETRTPNIDPAWYTARGIRPVGRFGRKVAPACIPKHGAPRRLGGFLLLRDAESPQDG is encoded by the exons ACACACTCAGCCACGCGGCGCTCCTGGGGGCTGCCCTAGGTGGCCACCCTCTGCCCCAGCTGCCGGCATGGAGCCCCCCAAGGCctggctgttgctgctgctgctgctgcacccCGGGACCACCCTGTGGGGGGCTGCCAACCGGGCCCCCCCCCACTCCATGGAGACCCGCA CACCCAACATCGACCCCGCCTGGTACACGGCTCGCGGCATCAGGCCTGTGGGACGCTTCGGCAGGAAGGTGGCCCCAGCCTGCATCCCCAAGCACGGAGCCCCGCGACGCCTGGGGGGGTTCCTCCTGCTCAGAGACGCCGAGTCCCCCCAGGACGGCTGA